A window of Blastomonas sp. SL216 contains these coding sequences:
- the dapD gene encoding 2,3,4,5-tetrahydropyridine-2,6-dicarboxylate N-succinyltransferase, translating to MTDTLQSRIEAAWDGRDTLDTGADSAVRADVLEALTLLDTGAARVAEPDGQGGWQVNQWLKKAVLLSFRLNPMDLISGAPGGASWWDKVPSKFDGWSADEFKAAGFRAVPGAVARRGAFIAKDAVLMPSFVNIGAHVGEGTMVDTWATVGSCAQIGRNVHISGGVGIGGVLEPLQAGPVIIEDNCFIGARSEVAEGVIVGEGAVLSMGVYLGASTKIVDRATGEVHYGKVPPYAVVVPGTMPGKPLPDGTPGPSLYCAVIVKTVDAQTRSKTGINELLRS from the coding sequence ATGACCGACACCCTTCAAAGCCGCATCGAAGCCGCCTGGGATGGCCGCGACACTCTGGACACCGGCGCGGACAGCGCTGTGCGCGCAGACGTTCTCGAAGCGCTGACCCTGCTCGACACCGGCGCGGCACGTGTCGCCGAGCCCGATGGCCAGGGCGGCTGGCAGGTCAACCAGTGGCTCAAGAAGGCGGTGCTGCTGTCCTTCCGGCTCAACCCGATGGACCTGATCAGCGGCGCGCCGGGCGGGGCGAGCTGGTGGGACAAGGTTCCGAGCAAGTTCGATGGCTGGAGCGCGGACGAGTTCAAGGCCGCGGGATTCCGCGCGGTTCCCGGCGCAGTCGCCCGGCGCGGTGCATTCATCGCGAAGGATGCCGTGCTGATGCCGAGCTTCGTCAATATCGGCGCGCATGTCGGTGAAGGCACGATGGTCGATACCTGGGCCACGGTGGGCAGCTGCGCGCAGATCGGTCGCAACGTGCATATCTCGGGCGGCGTCGGCATCGGCGGCGTGCTCGAGCCGCTTCAGGCGGGCCCGGTGATCATCGAGGACAATTGCTTCATCGGCGCCCGCTCCGAAGTCGCCGAGGGCGTGATCGTCGGCGAAGGCGCGGTGCTTTCGATGGGCGTGTATCTGGGCGCATCGACCAAGATCGTTGATCGTGCCACCGGTGAGGTGCATTATGGCAAGGTGCCGCCCTATGCGGTGGTCGTGCCCGGTACCATGCCTGGCAAGCCGCTGCCCGATGGCACGCCCGGCCCGTCGCTCTATTGCGCGGTGATCGTCAAGACCGTGGACGCGCAGACCCGCTCCAAGACCGGAATCAACGAGCTGCTGCGCAGCTGA
- the rplL gene encoding 50S ribosomal protein L7/L12, translated as MADIANLVEELSKLTVLEAAELSKALEEAWGVSAAAAVAVAAPAAGGAAAVVEEQTEFDVILTGDGGKKIQVIKEVRAITNLGLTEAKTLVESAPKAIKEGVSKAEAEDIKAKIEAAGGTVELK; from the coding sequence ATGGCAGATATCGCAAACCTGGTCGAAGAACTCTCGAAGCTGACCGTTCTGGAAGCCGCTGAACTCTCGAAGGCCCTGGAAGAAGCATGGGGCGTTTCGGCCGCTGCTGCTGTGGCTGTTGCTGCTCCCGCCGCTGGCGGCGCTGCTGCAGTTGTCGAAGAGCAGACCGAATTCGACGTCATCCTGACCGGCGACGGCGGCAAGAAGATCCAGGTCATCAAGGAAGTCCGCGCGATCACCAACCTGGGCCTGACCGAAGCCAAGACCCTGGTCGAAAGCGCTCCGAAGGCGATCAAGGAAGGCGTCAGCAAGGCTGAAGCCGAAGACATCAAGGCGAAGATCGAAGCAGCCGGCGGCACCGTCGAGCTCAAGTAA
- a CDS encoding pyrimidine 5'-nucleotidase, protein MRPPFDHVRTWIFDLDNTLYPAETDLFALIDERMGTYVAELMKVDVGEARRIQKAYYYQHGTTLAGLMLDHGVDPHHFLDYVHDIDMDRVQPCPVTAAGLAQLPGRKLIFTNGDVKYASRVLARLGLDDQFEAIHDIHATRYQPKPHEAAYASLVDALDIDPATALFVDDLARNLRPAKQLGMTTVWMNNGSDGGNHDHDHSYIDHEITALGEWLAALTQETAG, encoded by the coding sequence ATGCGCCCGCCCTTCGATCATGTCCGCACCTGGATCTTCGATCTGGACAACACGCTCTACCCGGCGGAGACCGATCTTTTCGCGCTGATCGACGAACGCATGGGGACCTATGTCGCCGAGCTGATGAAGGTCGACGTGGGCGAGGCCCGCCGCATCCAGAAGGCCTATTATTACCAGCATGGCACAACGCTGGCCGGCCTGATGCTCGACCATGGGGTCGATCCGCACCATTTCCTCGATTATGTGCACGACATCGACATGGACCGGGTGCAGCCGTGCCCGGTGACCGCCGCTGGCCTTGCGCAGCTGCCGGGGCGCAAGCTCATCTTCACCAATGGCGATGTCAAATATGCCAGCCGCGTGCTGGCCCGGCTGGGGCTGGACGACCAATTCGAGGCGATCCACGACATCCATGCGACGCGCTACCAGCCCAAGCCGCATGAAGCGGCCTATGCGAGCCTGGTCGACGCGCTGGATATCGATCCTGCGACCGCGCTGTTCGTCGACGATCTGGCGCGCAACCTGAGGCCCGCCAAGCAGCTGGGCATGACCACGGTGTGGATGAACAATGGCTCCGATGGTGGCAATCATGACCATGACCACAGCTATATCGACCATGAAATTACCGCGCTGGGCGAGTGGCTCGCGGCGCTGACACAGGAGACTGCAGGATGA
- the queG gene encoding tRNA epoxyqueuosine(34) reductase QueG, whose protein sequence is MASGKRNLEAEIAEQAALLGFADCGFAPATLGPQNAARFRQWLDEGCHGEMLWMEARADQRAEPQVLWSDVRSVIMLGMSYAPGRDPFALEAHPDRGRISVYAQGGDYHKTVKSALKALARWIVEQAEATPEAVGVKVFVDTAPVMEKPLAMAAGLGWQGKHSNLVSRSHGSWLFLGAIYTTLELSPSRAGQDRCGSCTACQTICPTQAFPAPYRLDARRCISYLTIEHAGPIPRNLREGIGNHVYGCDDCLAVCPWNKFADTAHRHRAFLPRAELVAPSLADLLALDDTGFRALFSGSPIKRSGRGRMVRNAAVAAGNSGDPALVVPVARLLDDADPVVRGAAVWALARLDPDRAAAERAMRAATEADPQVQAEWRLADAPARV, encoded by the coding sequence ATGGCGAGCGGCAAGCGAAACCTTGAGGCAGAGATAGCGGAACAGGCGGCCCTTCTGGGCTTTGCCGATTGCGGTTTTGCGCCCGCCACATTGGGGCCGCAGAACGCCGCGCGCTTCCGGCAATGGCTGGACGAAGGCTGCCATGGCGAGATGCTGTGGATGGAGGCGCGCGCCGACCAGCGCGCCGAACCGCAGGTGCTGTGGAGCGATGTGCGATCGGTGATCATGCTGGGGATGAGCTATGCGCCGGGGCGCGATCCCTTCGCGCTGGAGGCGCATCCGGACCGGGGACGCATCTCGGTCTATGCGCAAGGCGGCGACTATCACAAGACGGTCAAGTCCGCGCTCAAGGCACTGGCGCGCTGGATCGTCGAGCAGGCGGAAGCCACGCCGGAGGCTGTCGGGGTCAAGGTGTTCGTCGATACCGCACCGGTCATGGAAAAGCCGCTCGCCATGGCGGCCGGGCTGGGCTGGCAGGGCAAGCACAGCAACCTGGTCAGCCGCAGCCATGGCAGCTGGCTGTTCCTGGGCGCGATCTACACGACGCTGGAGCTGTCACCCAGCCGGGCCGGCCAGGACCGCTGCGGATCGTGCACCGCCTGCCAGACCATCTGCCCGACCCAGGCATTCCCTGCGCCCTATCGGCTCGATGCCCGCCGCTGCATCTCGTATCTGACGATCGAACATGCAGGACCCATCCCGCGCAATCTGCGCGAGGGAATCGGCAACCATGTCTATGGCTGCGACGATTGCCTGGCCGTCTGCCCATGGAACAAGTTCGCCGATACCGCGCACCGCCACCGCGCCTTCCTTCCGCGCGCCGAGCTGGTCGCGCCGTCGCTCGCCGATCTGCTGGCGCTCGATGACACAGGTTTCCGCGCGCTCTTTTCCGGATCGCCGATCAAGCGCAGCGGACGCGGACGGATGGTGCGCAATGCGGCTGTAGCGGCGGGCAATAGCGGCGATCCCGCGCTGGTAGTGCCGGTTGCCCGGCTGCTGGATGACGCTGATCCGGTGGTGCGCGGCGCGGCGGTCTGGGCACTGGCGAGGCTCGATCCGGACAGGGCGGCTGCCGAGCGTGCGATGCGGGCCGCGACGGAGGCCGATCCGCAGGTGCAGGCAGAATGGCGGCTTGCCGATGCGCCCGCGCGCGTCTAG